One Gordonia pseudamarae genomic window, GTCATCGTCATGGGGCACGACTGGGGTGCTGCCGTTGCGTGGGGGAGCGCGTTGCTGCGGCCGGACCTCGTGCGCGCGGTCGTGGGTCTGAGCGTGCCGCCGAACAGTTCGCTCCTGCCGATCAGACGGCTCGAGCTACCGCCGATCGAGCAGTACCGCCGCGACCGTGGTGACTACTTCTACATGGTGATGTTCCAGGAACCCGGGATGGCCGAGCAGTTTCTCGGTGTCGATGTGGATGCGGGACTGCGGGCAACGTTTGTCAGCGCCAGTACCCGGGCGCAGGTGGGAACCGACCTCACCGACGACGCCGAGATCACCGACGGTGCGTTCGCGCTGCCCGACTGGTTGCCCGCGGACGATTTCGCCCGATATGTGGAGACGTTCACCGACAACGGTTTTCGTGGTCCGCTCAACTGGTATCGCAACATCGACAGGAATTGGCGCCTGTTGGCGCCCTGGGACGGAGCCACCATCGATCAGCCCTCGTTGTACGTCGTCGGTGAGTACGACAACGTCCACGAGTTCTTCGAGGTCCCGAAAACGCTTGATGAGCTGCGGTCGGTGGCCCCCGGTGCACGGGATCTCGTGGTGATACCCGACTGCAGTCACTGGACGCAGCAAGAACAACCCGAAGCCGTGACATCGGCGCTGCTGGCC contains:
- a CDS encoding alpha/beta fold hydrolase, with amino-acid sequence MSKFAVSHRVVVVNGIDLHIAECGDGPLVVLLHGFPEAWHSWRHQIPALAAAGYHVVAPDLRGYGRSAAPERIEEFTIFDLVGDVIGLVDVLGYGEVIVMGHDWGAAVAWGSALLRPDLVRAVVGLSVPPNSSLLPIRRLELPPIEQYRRDRGDYFYMVMFQEPGMAEQFLGVDVDAGLRATFVSASTRAQVGTDLTDDAEITDGAFALPDWLPADDFARYVETFTDNGFRGPLNWYRNIDRNWRLLAPWDGATIDQPSLYVVGEYDNVHEFFEVPKTLDELRSVAPGARDLVVIPDCSHWTQQEQPEAVTSALLAFLSGVEQEITINKEKS